One window of the Clostridium sp. MB40-C1 genome contains the following:
- the fabF gene encoding beta-ketoacyl-ACP synthase II, protein MKNRVVITGIGAVTPIGNNVSTFWNNIKEGVCGVNEITAFDTADYKVKLAAEVKDFKAEDHMDKRDARRMDRFCQFAIAAADEAVKCSTLNLNEIDSERFGVIVGSGIGGIITIEEQHKKLLEKGPKRVSPFFIPMIISNMAAGNIAIKYGAKGICTTIVTACATGTHAIGEAFHNIRNGLSDIIIAGGAEASITPLAVAGFESLTALSTSTDLNRASIPFDKERDGFVMGEGAGILVLESLEHALKRGAKIYGEVVGYGATCDAHHMTAPAPGGEGGARAIKIAISDAGIKSEDLSYINAHGTSTPYNDKFETEAIKSVLGEKAYNIPVSSTKSMTGHLLGAAGAIEAVICTKALEEGFVPPTIGLNVKDEECDLDYVPNKGRKQELEYALSNSLGFGGHNASIIIKKWNER, encoded by the coding sequence GTGAAAAATAGAGTTGTAATTACAGGAATAGGGGCAGTTACTCCTATAGGAAATAATGTTAGCACTTTTTGGAATAATATAAAAGAAGGTGTATGTGGAGTAAATGAGATAACAGCTTTTGATACAGCAGATTACAAAGTTAAATTAGCTGCAGAAGTTAAAGATTTTAAAGCTGAAGATCATATGGATAAAAGAGACGCTAGAAGAATGGATAGATTTTGTCAATTCGCTATAGCAGCAGCTGATGAGGCTGTAAAATGCTCTACGCTTAATCTTAATGAAATTGACTCAGAAAGATTTGGTGTAATAGTTGGTTCAGGAATTGGAGGAATAATTACTATAGAAGAACAGCATAAAAAACTTTTAGAGAAGGGACCGAAGAGAGTATCTCCTTTCTTCATACCTATGATAATAAGTAATATGGCAGCTGGAAATATTGCAATTAAATATGGTGCTAAAGGAATATGTACTACGATAGTAACAGCTTGTGCTACAGGCACACATGCCATTGGGGAAGCCTTCCACAATATTAGAAATGGATTATCTGACATTATTATAGCTGGAGGTGCTGAAGCATCAATTACTCCTCTAGCAGTAGCTGGGTTTGAATCTCTTACAGCATTAAGTACAAGTACGGATTTGAACAGAGCGTCTATACCTTTTGATAAAGAGCGTGATGGATTTGTTATGGGGGAGGGAGCAGGAATATTAGTATTAGAGTCTCTCGAACATGCATTAAAAAGAGGAGCAAAGATATATGGAGAAGTTGTTGGTTATGGAGCAACTTGTGATGCTCACCATATGACAGCGCCAGCACCAGGTGGAGAAGGTGGAGCAAGAGCTATAAAGATTGCTATCTCTGATGCTGGAATTAAATCAGAGGATTTGTCTTATATTAATGCTCACGGAACAAGTACTCCATATAATGACAAATTTGAAACAGAAGCAATAAAGAGTGTACTTGGTGAAAAAGCTTATAACATACCAGTAAGTTCAACGAAATCCATGACAGGACATTTACTTGGAGCAGCAGGAGCTATAGAGGCAGTTATTTGCACTAAAGCCCTAGAAGAAGGGTTTGTACCACCAACTATAGGACTTAATGTAAAAGATGAGGAATGTGATTTAGATTATGTTCCAAACAAAGGAAGAAAGCAAGAGTTAGAATATGCTCTTTCTAATTCTCTAGGATTTGGTGGACATAATGCGTCAATAATAATAAAGAAATGGAATGAGAGGTAG
- the accB gene encoding acetyl-CoA carboxylase biotin carboxyl carrier protein — protein sequence MDYRDIKDIIKLMSESRLTSLEIETEEISIKMKKTLENEGVPVIKENQNDINKNEIMQEISLENSNLAIEKQEESLPQSIISDNIITIKSPIVGTYYSSPAPGEENFVKEGSKVQKGETLCIIEAMKLMNEIEAEDDYEIVQILVKNEDMVEYGQPIFNVKKI from the coding sequence ATGGATTATAGAGATATTAAAGATATAATAAAATTAATGAGTGAATCTAGACTTACTTCTTTAGAAATAGAGACTGAAGAAATCAGTATAAAAATGAAAAAAACACTGGAAAATGAAGGTGTACCAGTAATAAAAGAAAATCAAAACGATATAAACAAAAATGAAATTATGCAAGAAATAAGTTTAGAAAATTCAAATTTAGCTATAGAAAAGCAAGAAGAGTCTTTACCACAAAGTATAATTAGTGATAATATTATAACTATAAAATCTCCTATTGTAGGAACTTATTATAGCTCACCAGCTCCAGGTGAAGAGAACTTTGTAAAAGAGGGTAGCAAGGTTCAAAAAGGTGAAACTCTTTGTATAATAGAAGCTATGAAACTTATGAATGAAATAGAAGCAGAAGATGATTATGAAATTGTACAAATATTAGTAAAAAATGAAGATATGGTTGAATATGGTCAGCCAATATTCAATGTAAAAAAGATTTAG
- a CDS encoding ABC transporter substrate-binding protein, which produces MIKNKKFKAIIFSMILCLAAGFTGCGKKAEAPSADNKQKVENKSEGGEVDRIKKSGKLVLGTCADYPPYEFHKKVNGKDEIIGFDIEIAKEIAKDLGVKLEIKDMGFDGLIPSLQTGKVDLLISGMTPDEKRKKEVDFTKLYYKAEQAIMIRTADKDKFKSLDDFTGKKIGAQKASIQDEIAKKQIKNASIVSLSKVTDLTLSLKTKRCDAIVVEGPVAKSYAAKNSDIMVANVKVDNIGEGAAIAVKKGSNDLVELMNKTIDKLTSEGKIDAFVIKANEMVE; this is translated from the coding sequence ATGATTAAGAATAAGAAATTTAAAGCCATAATATTTTCAATGATATTATGTTTAGCTGCTGGTTTTACAGGATGCGGCAAAAAAGCTGAGGCTCCTTCAGCAGACAATAAACAAAAAGTAGAGAATAAATCAGAAGGTGGAGAAGTTGATAGAATAAAAAAATCTGGTAAATTAGTTCTTGGAACTTGTGCAGATTATCCACCATATGAATTCCATAAGAAAGTAAATGGAAAAGATGAAATTATTGGTTTTGACATTGAAATAGCTAAAGAGATAGCTAAAGATCTTGGCGTTAAATTAGAAATAAAAGATATGGGATTTGATGGACTTATACCATCACTTCAAACAGGTAAAGTGGATCTTTTAATATCTGGAATGACACCAGATGAAAAAAGAAAGAAGGAAGTTGACTTTACAAAATTATATTATAAAGCAGAACAAGCTATAATGATTAGAACTGCAGATAAAGATAAATTTAAGAGTTTAGATGATTTTACAGGTAAGAAAATAGGAGCTCAAAAGGCATCAATTCAAGATGAAATTGCAAAAAAACAAATTAAAAATGCTAGTATAGTTTCATTAAGTAAGGTTACAGATTTAACATTATCTCTTAAAACTAAGAGATGTGATGCAATAGTTGTAGAAGGACCTGTTGCAAAATCTTATGCAGCTAAAAATTCTGATATAATGGTAGCGAATGTTAAAGTGGATAATATAGGAGAAGGTGCAGCAATAGCTGTTAAAAAAGGAAGTAATGATTTAGTAGAACTTATGAATAAAACTATAGACAAATTAACTTCTGAGGGTAAAATAGATGCTTTTGTTATAAAAGCAAATGAAATGGTTGAATAA
- a CDS encoding amino acid ABC transporter permease, which yields MDFSYLLEYNSFFFKGAAITIFLSFFTVIFGALFGTGFALMKLSKNKILKGISSVFIEIVRGTPLLVQLYILFYGLPLMGINLPEINAFGTNFTDFIAGILALTINSTAYVAEIIRGGIQSIDKGQMEAARSLGMGHKMAMSHIVIPQAVKNILPALGNEFITVIKESAIVSVIGIHEIMFNAQLVTGVTFKPISPYIFAALIYFVLTFGLSKLIGKFERKMKISD from the coding sequence GTGGATTTTTCATATTTATTAGAATATAATAGCTTCTTTTTTAAGGGCGCAGCTATTACTATATTTTTATCATTTTTCACAGTAATTTTTGGAGCTTTATTTGGAACAGGTTTTGCTTTAATGAAGCTTTCAAAAAATAAAATTTTAAAAGGAATTTCTTCTGTATTTATAGAAATAGTTAGAGGTACTCCTTTATTAGTACAGTTATATATTCTTTTTTATGGTCTTCCTTTAATGGGAATAAATTTACCAGAAATAAATGCTTTTGGAACAAATTTTACTGATTTTATAGCAGGTATTTTAGCTTTAACGATAAATAGTACTGCATATGTAGCAGAAATTATTAGGGGTGGTATACAATCTATAGATAAAGGACAAATGGAGGCAGCTAGATCATTAGGTATGGGACATAAAATGGCTATGAGCCACATTGTTATTCCTCAAGCAGTAAAAAATATTTTACCTGCACTAGGTAATGAATTTATAACTGTAATTAAAGAATCAGCAATAGTTTCTGTAATCGGAATTCATGAAATAATGTTTAATGCTCAGTTAGTAACAGGAGTAACATTTAAGCCAATAAGTCCATATATTTTTGCTGCTTTAATATACTTTGTTTTAACATTCGGACTATCAAAATTAATAGGCAAATTTGAAAGGAAGATGAAGATTAGTGATTAA
- the accD gene encoding acetyl-CoA carboxylase, carboxyltransferase subunit beta, with protein MFKFRPVFKKRKYITLKNTMDKVEDKKEVVPNIPGGMWIKCDTCGNIMYKKDFEDNAKVCTSCGKYYRMSAKERIELVIDTGTFREIDRDLKTVNPLDFPQYEDKVKKSKEQTGLEEGFVVGYGKIYGKDVVIGVMDSNFMMGSMGSVVGEKITRAIEKATEERLPIIIFTASGGARMQEGMYSLMQMAKTSAAVGRHSQAGLLYIPILTDPTTGGVTASFAMLGDIILSEPGTIIGFAGRRVIEQTIRQKLPDDFQKAEFLLEHGFLDKIVERKQIKKTLYKIVDMH; from the coding sequence ATGTTTAAATTTAGACCAGTTTTTAAAAAGAGAAAATATATAACTTTAAAAAATACTATGGATAAAGTTGAGGATAAAAAGGAAGTAGTGCCCAACATTCCTGGTGGTATGTGGATTAAGTGTGATACCTGTGGAAATATAATGTATAAAAAAGATTTTGAGGATAATGCTAAAGTTTGTACATCTTGTGGTAAGTACTATAGAATGAGTGCTAAAGAAAGAATTGAATTAGTTATAGATACAGGAACTTTTAGAGAGATAGATAGAGATTTAAAAACTGTAAATCCATTAGATTTTCCACAATATGAAGATAAAGTTAAAAAGTCAAAAGAGCAAACAGGGTTAGAGGAAGGCTTTGTAGTTGGATATGGTAAGATATATGGAAAAGATGTTGTAATAGGAGTTATGGACAGCAATTTTATGATGGGAAGTATGGGATCTGTAGTTGGTGAAAAAATAACAAGAGCTATAGAAAAAGCTACAGAAGAAAGGCTTCCAATAATTATTTTTACTGCTTCAGGTGGGGCTAGAATGCAAGAAGGAATGTACTCACTTATGCAAATGGCAAAAACAAGTGCGGCGGTAGGAAGGCATAGTCAGGCAGGGCTTCTATACATACCTATACTTACTGATCCTACAACAGGAGGGGTTACAGCTAGTTTTGCTATGCTTGGAGATATAATATTATCAGAACCTGGAACAATAATTGGGTTCGCTGGAAGAAGGGTTATAGAGCAAACTATAAGACAAAAACTTCCTGATGATTTTCAGAAGGCAGAGTTTTTATTAGAGCATGGATTTTTAGATAAGATAGTTGAGAGAAAACAGATTAAAAAGACCTTATATAAAATTGTCGATATGCACTAG
- a CDS encoding amino acid ABC transporter ATP-binding protein: MIKVNKLHKKFKDIHVLKGIDAHIKKGEVVVVIGPSGSGKSTFLRCLNLLEEPTEGEIIFEGQSITDKGVNINKLREKMGMVFQQFNLFPHLSVLSNITIAPMKVKNMSKEEAEKKALELLDRVGLKDKANVYPKQLSGGQKQRIAIARALAMSPDVMLFDEPTSALDPEMVGEVLEVMKELAKEGMTMVVVTHEMGFAREVADRVFFMDGGVISEEGTPQEIFSNPKNDRTKDFLSKVL, translated from the coding sequence GTGATTAAGGTAAATAAATTGCATAAAAAATTTAAAGATATACATGTTTTAAAGGGAATAGATGCTCATATAAAAAAAGGTGAAGTTGTAGTTGTTATTGGGCCATCAGGTTCAGGTAAAAGTACCTTCTTAAGATGTTTAAACCTTTTAGAAGAGCCAACAGAGGGTGAAATAATTTTTGAAGGACAATCAATAACGGATAAAGGAGTAAATATTAATAAGCTAAGAGAAAAGATGGGGATGGTATTCCAACAATTCAACCTTTTTCCTCACTTAAGTGTTTTAAGTAACATTACTATAGCTCCTATGAAGGTTAAGAATATGTCAAAGGAAGAGGCAGAAAAGAAAGCGTTAGAATTATTAGATAGAGTAGGACTTAAGGACAAGGCAAATGTATATCCTAAACAGCTTTCAGGTGGTCAAAAGCAAAGAATAGCAATAGCAAGAGCATTAGCGATGTCACCGGATGTTATGCTTTTTGATGAACCAACTTCAGCGTTAGATCCTGAAATGGTTGGAGAAGTTTTAGAAGTTATGAAAGAACTTGCAAAAGAAGGAATGACAATGGTAGTAGTAACTCATGAAATGGGATTTGCAAGAGAAGTTGCTGATAGAGTATTCTTTATGGATGGAGGAGTTATTTCAGAGGAAGGTACTCCACAAGAAATATTTAGCAATCCGAAAAATGATAGAACTAAAGACTTCTTAAGTAAAGTACTTTAG
- a CDS encoding cation:proton antiporter: MLSIHFLLDLAIILLSTKILGLFTRRIKMPQVVGALLAGIILGPSFLGIVHETDFISKMAELGVIVLMFQAGLETDFKELKKCGKASFVIALIGVIVPLLGGFIAASFFNDGKILFNLPSKDLLQNIFIGVILTATSVSITVETLQELGKLKTSSGFAILGAAIIDDILGIILLTLITSTTDSSVNISIVLLKIAAFFLVATLIGLLFRKLFSLISDRIGLKRRIALFAFSFCLIMAFIAEEYFGVADITGAYIAGVVISNTMYSNYVKKKIENVSFLLLSPIFFASIGINMTLTTDNSSMLIFTLILTLVAILTKVIGCGLGAKICGYDKNNCLQIGVGMISRGEVALIVANKGAAIGILNKQFFAPVISVVIITTLITPILLKFVYSQRFSSTDAAA, encoded by the coding sequence ATGTTATCTATTCATTTTTTGTTAGACCTAGCTATAATTCTATTAAGCACTAAAATTTTAGGATTATTTACTAGAAGAATTAAGATGCCTCAAGTGGTTGGTGCATTATTAGCTGGTATTATTCTAGGGCCATCATTTTTAGGTATTGTTCACGAAACAGATTTTATATCTAAAATGGCTGAACTTGGTGTTATTGTATTAATGTTTCAAGCTGGTTTAGAAACAGATTTTAAAGAACTAAAAAAATGTGGAAAAGCATCTTTTGTTATTGCCCTTATAGGAGTTATTGTTCCCCTATTAGGTGGTTTTATAGCTGCGAGTTTCTTCAATGACGGAAAAATTTTGTTCAATTTACCTAGTAAAGATTTACTACAAAATATATTTATAGGAGTCATTCTAACAGCTACCTCTGTAAGTATTACTGTAGAAACTCTTCAAGAGCTTGGGAAATTAAAAACTAGCTCAGGCTTTGCAATACTAGGTGCTGCAATTATAGATGATATTTTAGGTATAATACTTCTAACTCTAATAACAAGTACTACAGATTCATCTGTCAATATAAGCATTGTGTTATTAAAAATAGCAGCTTTTTTCTTAGTTGCTACGCTTATAGGTCTCTTATTCAGAAAACTTTTCTCTCTTATAAGTGATCGTATTGGTTTAAAACGTAGAATTGCTTTATTTGCCTTTTCTTTTTGTTTAATTATGGCTTTTATTGCAGAAGAATATTTTGGTGTAGCTGATATTACTGGTGCTTACATTGCTGGAGTAGTAATTTCTAATACAATGTACTCAAATTATGTTAAAAAGAAGATTGAAAATGTTTCTTTCCTTTTACTATCTCCAATCTTTTTCGCAAGTATAGGAATAAATATGACATTAACCACTGATAATAGTTCTATGTTAATATTTACTTTAATACTAACACTTGTAGCTATTTTAACTAAAGTTATAGGTTGCGGTTTAGGTGCTAAAATATGTGGCTATGATAAAAATAATTGTTTACAAATTGGTGTTGGGATGATTTCAAGAGGTGAAGTAGCATTAATTGTTGCAAACAAAGGAGCTGCTATTGGAATTCTAAACAAGCAATTCTTTGCCCCCGTTATATCAGTTGTTATTATAACTACACTTATAACACCTATACTATTAAAATTTGTTTACAGCCAAAGATTCTCTAGTACAGATGCTGCTGCTTAA
- a CDS encoding acetyl-CoA carboxylase biotin carboxylase subunit, with the protein MFNKILIANRGEIAVRVIRACREMGIETVAVYSEVDRNALHVQMADEAVCIGPGKAQDSYLNMQNIISATVLTGAQAIHPGFGFLSENSKFAQMCKECNITFIGPDAETIDSMGNKSKAREIMIKSGVPVIPGTEGSIETVEDALKEADRIGYPVMVKASAGGGGRGIRIVRAKEELKKAFETAKSEAKVAFGDDTMYIEKFIEKPRHIEFQILADNYGNVIHLCERDCSIQRRNQKVLEEAPSPVMSHQLRKKMGEVAVKAAKSVNYKSVGTIEFLVDKDFNFYFMEMNTRIQVEHPITEMITRVDLVKEQIRISAGEKLEFSQEDIDVKGHSIECRINAENPKKGFRPSPGTITLEHLPGGSGVRIDSSIYQGYTIPPTYDSMVAKLIVHGTDRKEAISKMKRALEEFLVDGIDTNIEFQLNILYNESFQKGDYDTGFIQSNQDTLF; encoded by the coding sequence ATGTTTAATAAAATTTTGATAGCCAATCGTGGCGAAATTGCTGTTAGGGTAATTAGAGCTTGCAGGGAAATGGGAATAGAAACTGTAGCAGTATATTCTGAAGTAGATAGAAATGCTCTCCATGTTCAAATGGCAGATGAAGCAGTTTGTATAGGACCTGGTAAAGCACAGGACAGTTATCTTAACATGCAGAATATAATAAGTGCGACTGTATTAACTGGAGCACAAGCTATTCACCCAGGGTTTGGTTTTTTATCTGAAAACAGCAAATTTGCTCAAATGTGTAAAGAATGTAATATAACTTTCATAGGGCCAGATGCTGAAACTATAGACAGTATGGGTAATAAGTCAAAAGCTAGGGAAATAATGATAAAGTCAGGAGTTCCTGTAATTCCTGGAACAGAGGGAAGCATAGAAACTGTAGAAGATGCTTTAAAAGAAGCAGACAGAATTGGATATCCTGTTATGGTAAAGGCTTCAGCTGGAGGCGGTGGAAGAGGCATAAGAATTGTAAGAGCTAAGGAAGAATTAAAAAAGGCTTTTGAAACAGCTAAGTCAGAAGCAAAAGTAGCCTTTGGTGACGATACAATGTATATTGAAAAGTTTATTGAAAAACCTCGTCATATAGAGTTTCAAATTTTAGCAGATAATTATGGAAATGTTATTCATCTATGTGAAAGGGATTGCTCTATACAAAGAAGAAATCAGAAGGTTTTAGAGGAAGCTCCTAGTCCTGTTATGTCACATCAACTTAGAAAAAAGATGGGTGAAGTTGCGGTTAAAGCAGCAAAATCCGTTAATTATAAGAGTGTAGGAACAATAGAATTTTTGGTAGATAAGGATTTTAATTTTTATTTCATGGAAATGAATACAAGAATACAAGTAGAACATCCAATCACAGAAATGATAACAAGAGTAGATTTAGTGAAAGAGCAGATAAGAATTTCCGCAGGAGAAAAGCTTGAATTTTCGCAAGAAGATATAGATGTTAAGGGACATTCTATAGAATGCAGAATTAATGCAGAAAATCCTAAAAAAGGGTTTAGACCTTCACCAGGAACTATAACTTTAGAACATTTACCAGGGGGAAGTGGAGTTAGAATAGACAGTTCTATATACCAAGGGTATACTATACCTCCTACTTATGATTCTATGGTTGCTAAGTTAATAGTGCATGGCACAGATAGAAAAGAAGCTATAAGCAAGATGAAGAGAGCACTTGAAGAATTTCTTGTAGATGGAATAGATACAAATATAGAATTCCAGTTAAACATACTATACAATGAGAGTTTTCAAAAAGGAGATTATGATACTGGATTTATCCAAAGCAACCAAGATACGTTGTTTTAA
- the fabZ gene encoding 3-hydroxyacyl-ACP dehydratase FabZ gives MSLSIKEIQEILPHRYPFLLVDKIEEIEEGQRAVGYKNVTMNEYFFQGHFPQEPVMPGVLIVEALAQVGAVALLSKEEFKGKIAYFGGINKAKFRRKVIPGDVLKLEIEIIKMKGPAGIGKGIATVNGEKACEAELMFAIGK, from the coding sequence ATGTCATTAAGTATAAAAGAAATACAAGAGATTTTACCACATAGATATCCTTTTTTACTGGTAGATAAAATAGAGGAAATAGAAGAAGGTCAAAGGGCTGTTGGATATAAAAATGTAACTATGAATGAATATTTTTTTCAAGGACATTTTCCACAAGAGCCAGTTATGCCAGGAGTGTTAATTGTAGAGGCGCTTGCTCAAGTAGGTGCTGTAGCTCTTTTAAGTAAAGAAGAATTTAAAGGAAAGATAGCTTATTTTGGGGGCATAAACAAAGCTAAATTCAGAAGAAAAGTCATTCCAGGAGATGTTCTTAAATTAGAGATAGAAATAATTAAGATGAAGGGTCCTGCTGGAATAGGAAAAGGTATAGCTACAGTTAACGGAGAAAAAGCTTGTGAAGCTGAATTAATGTTTGCAATAGGTAAGTAA
- a CDS encoding acetyl-CoA carboxylase carboxyltransferase subunit alpha, whose protein sequence is MLECEKKIKELAKKIEELVKFSKEKNVDLSSEINKLENELQELKNEAYKNLTPLDKLTLARVLERPTSLDYIQGIFDSFIELHGDRYYKDDPAIIGGLAKLNGMPVTVIGQQKGRNVKENIKRNFGMPNPEGYRKALRLMKQAEKFKRPVICFIDTPGAFPGMGAEERGQGEAIAKNLMDMASLKTPIISIVIGEGGSGGALALSLGDEIWMLEHSVYSVLSPEGFASILWKDASRVKEAASIMKITAQDLKEYGIIDKIIEEPQGGAHKNPNEIISTVKEYLLRVPFKERLGNVEEILNKRYDKFRNIGGFLE, encoded by the coding sequence ATGCTAGAGTGTGAGAAAAAAATTAAAGAGCTTGCTAAAAAAATAGAGGAGTTAGTTAAGTTTTCTAAAGAAAAAAATGTGGATTTATCTTCTGAAATTAATAAATTAGAGAATGAACTTCAGGAACTTAAAAACGAAGCTTATAAAAATCTAACTCCTTTAGATAAATTAACATTGGCTAGAGTTTTAGAACGTCCAACCTCTCTTGATTATATACAAGGAATTTTTGATTCATTTATAGAACTTCATGGAGATAGGTATTACAAAGATGATCCTGCAATTATAGGGGGACTTGCAAAGTTAAATGGAATGCCTGTTACAGTTATAGGGCAGCAAAAAGGAAGAAATGTTAAAGAAAATATTAAAAGAAATTTTGGAATGCCAAATCCAGAAGGGTATAGAAAAGCATTAAGGTTAATGAAGCAAGCTGAAAAATTTAAAAGACCAGTAATTTGTTTTATAGATACACCAGGAGCTTTCCCAGGTATGGGTGCAGAAGAAAGAGGGCAAGGAGAAGCTATTGCAAAGAATTTAATGGATATGGCTAGCTTAAAAACCCCAATAATTTCTATAGTTATAGGTGAAGGGGGAAGTGGAGGAGCCTTAGCTTTGTCTTTAGGTGATGAGATATGGATGCTAGAGCATTCAGTATATTCAGTTCTTTCACCAGAAGGATTTGCAAGCATTCTTTGGAAGGATGCTTCAAGAGTAAAAGAGGCAGCATCTATTATGAAAATTACAGCCCAAGATTTAAAAGAGTATGGAATTATAGATAAAATAATAGAAGAACCTCAAGGTGGAGCTCATAAAAATCCTAATGAAATAATTTCAACAGTAAAAGAGTATTTACTTAGAGTACCATTTAAAGAAAGACTAGGAAATGTTGAAGAAATTTTAAATAAAAGGTATGATAAATTTAGAAATATAGGAGGATTTTTAGAATAA